A genomic region of Venturia canescens isolate UGA chromosome 9, ASM1945775v1, whole genome shotgun sequence contains the following coding sequences:
- the LOC122415989 gene encoding ras and EF-hand domain-containing protein homolog isoform X1, with translation MERNDDSSRKSGGSSPDTVIGPSSSEEDDKARCDQVKIEATAGIGDSSSSLDTVIAGGAGRYRQKIDRHDQPCEKLDRGTNFIVGSLSSNAIEEVGKKKGRFGAIKNTFRKIKRSKSKSIDSAEIYGNFEYNDAEGFTGSVKRSSEEREEEKRSLDEVQAISSGTSAAAAATGKKKKKRNSLVRKLSLNKFRLGSSEHQHQQPHQQEHHLRESTRQTPEGGDSSRSQSQSSHESSINTDSASPRHQKNRHQSREADNSSNDETTLEKRRSPGDRRDDEAGRQTDVSRSTNDREKGSPISNQQIQTSRGRHQETTQRPHHRHETKPYEKTLSTVTTVIRKSPSLTIRTNLQQKQQERDVTKSPHAGVQESEKQQPTQETLIQCSVSTLPYAISKWHDQSKGEHQQPVESSRKSKFLGKSDSESTATAPTTPPIELRRKLSLLEEKRAIFQRRRYETSQDSSCDISHDTVVAASLGSTRKDSCDPENTVKRARHISVRKFDTFSTFEGTFDEDTGVGYLAGIEEVHSENYLTEPRKYGKDKKGTALVDEYEEAGNAMQQPGNDNAEGSTSLSQESVSSQNNAPNTGIGEKREHLYKILVIGELGAGKTSIIKRYVHQFFSQHYRATIGVDFALKVLNWDPHTIIRLQLWDIAGQERFGNMTRVYYKEAVGAFIVFDVTRSATLEAVVKWKQDLDSKVQLPDGSPIPCVLLANKCDQQKEGLVNTPSKMDDYCKEKNFSGWFETSAKENINIEEAARFLVKKILQNDQIMKGNGSQDQTDGERFALNQSPTSSKKSCPC, from the exons ATGGAAAGAAACGACGACTCGAGTCGAAAGAGCGGCGGCAGTTCGCCGGACACCGTGATTGGACCCTCCTCGTCCGAGGAGGATGATAAAGCTCGTTGCGATCAAGTGAAAATAGAAGCGACCGCCGGGATCGGTGACTCGAGTTCGAGCCTGGATACGGTTATCGCTGGCGGGGCTGGGCGCTatcgtcaaaaaatcgatcgtcaCGATCAACCCTGTGAAAAGCTCGATCGAGGGACGAACTTCATCGTTGGATCGCTTTCTTCGAACGCCATTGAAGAAGTCGGCAAAAAGAAGGGACGATTCGGCGCGATAAAAAACACTTTTCGTAAAATCAAAAGATCCAAGAGCAAAAGCATCGACTCGGCTGAAATTTACGGCAATTTTGAGTACAACGATGCTGAAGGATTCACAG GAAGCGTGAAACGGTCGAGCGAagagcgagaggaagaaaaaaggagctTGGACGAGGTCCAAGCGATTTCGAGCGGGACGTCGGCAGCGGCAGCAGCGAcggggaagaagaagaagaaacgtAATTCGCTGGTGCGTAAGCTCAGCCTGAACAAGTTCAGGCTGGGCTCAAGCGAGCACCAGCACCAACAACCGCACCAGCAGGAACACCATCTACGAGAATCGACCCGTCAAACACCTGAGGGTGGCGACAGCAGCCGTTCCCAGAGCCAATCGTCGCATGAATCGAGCATCAACACGGACAGCGCTTCGCCGAGGCATCAAAAGAATCGTCACCAGTCTCGGGAGGCTGATAATAGCAGCAACGACGAAACGACATTGGAAAAGAGGCGATCACCGGGCGATAGGCGTGACGACGAGGCTGGCAGACAAACGGACGTATCGCGGAGTACGAACGACCGGGAGAAGGGATCACCCATCTCTAACCAACAGATTCAAACCTCTCGTGGCAGACATCAAGAAACTACTCAACGACCGCACCACAGACACGAGACCAAACCGTACGAGAAAACGCTGAGTACCGTTACCACCGTTATTCGTAAATCACCCTCGCTTACTATACGAACTAATCTTCAGCAAAAGCAGCAGGAGAGAGACGTCACCAAAAGCCCGCACG CAGGTGTCCAGGAGAGCGAGAAGCAGCAACCGACCCAAGAGACACTGATACAGTGTTCGGTGTCGACGTTACCATACGCAATATCGAAATGGCACGACCAGAGCAAAGGAGAACACCAGCAGCCAGTTGAGTCCTCGAGAAAGTCGAAATTTTTAGGCAAATCGGATTCGGAGTCGACGGCAACAGCTCCAACGACCCCGCCGATCGAGTTGCGTCGTAAGTTGTCGTTGCTGGAGGAGAAGCGAGCGATATTCCAGCGGCGAAGATACGAAACCTCGCAGGACTCGTCGTGCGATATTTCCCACGACACAGTAGTCGCAGCGTCGCTTGGATCGACGAGAAAAGACTCCTGCGATCCGGAGAACACGGTCAAACGCGCCCGGCACATAAGCGTCCGGAAGTTCGACACTTTCTCGACTTTCGAGGGCACCTTTGACGAAGATACAGGAGTCGGTTATCTCGCCGGCATCGAAGAAGTTCACAGTGAAAATTATCTCACCGAGCCCCGGAAATACgggaaagataaaaaaggCACAGCTCTCGTTGATGAGTACGAGGAAGCCGGAAACGCTATGCAGCAACCGGGGAACGATAATGCGGAAGGATCTACTTCCTTGAGCCAGGAGAGTGTG tcGTCACAAAACAACGCTCCGAACACGGGGATCGGCGAGAAGCGAGAGCACCTGTACAAGATTCTCGTGATCGGTGAACTCGGCGCCGGAAAAACGTCGATCATAAAGCGTTACGTTCACCAGTTTTTCTCCCAGCATTACAGAGCCACGATAGGCGTCGATTTCGCGCTCAAAGTACTCAACTGGGATCCGCACACGATCATCAGACTTCAATTATGGGATATCGCGG GCCAAGAACGATTTGGCAACATGACGCGTGTCTATTACAAAGAAGCTGTCGGTGCATTCATAGTCTTCGATGTAACGAGAAGCGCGACCCTCGAAGCCGTGGTCAAGTGGAAACAGGATCTCGATTCAAAGGTCCAGTTGCCCGATGGTTCGCCAATCCCATGTGTACTATTGGCCAACAAGTGCGATCAGCAGAAAGAAGGGCTCGTAAATACACCCTCCAAAATGGACGATTATTGCAAGGAGAAAAACTTTTCGGGCTGGTTCGAAACTTCggcgaaagaaaatataaatatcgaGGAGGCTGCAAGATTTCTCGTCAAAAAA ATACTCCAAAACGATCAAATAATGAAAGGCAACGGGTCCCAAGACCAAACGGACGGGGAGAGATTCGCGTTGAATCAGTCGCCAACGAGTTCTAAAAAATCCTGTCCCTGCTGA
- the LOC122415989 gene encoding ras and EF-hand domain-containing protein homolog isoform X2 — protein sequence MERNDDSSRKSGGSSPDTVIGPSSSEEDDKARCDQVKIEATAGIGDSSSSLDTVIAGGAGRYRQKIDRHDQPCEKLDRGTNFIVGSLSSNAIEEVGKKKGRFGAIKNTFRKIKRSKSKSIDSAEIYGNFEYNDAEGFTGSVKRSSEEREEEKRSLDEVQAISSGTSAAAAATGKKKKKRNSLVRKLSLNKFRLGSSEHQHQQPHQQEHHLRESTRQTPEGGDSSRSQSQSSHESSINTDSASPRHQKNRHQSREADNSSNDETTLEKRRSPGDRRDDEAGRQTDVSRSTNDREKGSPISNQQIQTSRGRHQETTQRPHHRHETKPYEKTLSTVTTVIRKSPSLTIRTNLQQKQQERDVTKSPHGVQESEKQQPTQETLIQCSVSTLPYAISKWHDQSKGEHQQPVESSRKSKFLGKSDSESTATAPTTPPIELRRKLSLLEEKRAIFQRRRYETSQDSSCDISHDTVVAASLGSTRKDSCDPENTVKRARHISVRKFDTFSTFEGTFDEDTGVGYLAGIEEVHSENYLTEPRKYGKDKKGTALVDEYEEAGNAMQQPGNDNAEGSTSLSQESVSSQNNAPNTGIGEKREHLYKILVIGELGAGKTSIIKRYVHQFFSQHYRATIGVDFALKVLNWDPHTIIRLQLWDIAGQERFGNMTRVYYKEAVGAFIVFDVTRSATLEAVVKWKQDLDSKVQLPDGSPIPCVLLANKCDQQKEGLVNTPSKMDDYCKEKNFSGWFETSAKENINIEEAARFLVKKILQNDQIMKGNGSQDQTDGERFALNQSPTSSKKSCPC from the exons ATGGAAAGAAACGACGACTCGAGTCGAAAGAGCGGCGGCAGTTCGCCGGACACCGTGATTGGACCCTCCTCGTCCGAGGAGGATGATAAAGCTCGTTGCGATCAAGTGAAAATAGAAGCGACCGCCGGGATCGGTGACTCGAGTTCGAGCCTGGATACGGTTATCGCTGGCGGGGCTGGGCGCTatcgtcaaaaaatcgatcgtcaCGATCAACCCTGTGAAAAGCTCGATCGAGGGACGAACTTCATCGTTGGATCGCTTTCTTCGAACGCCATTGAAGAAGTCGGCAAAAAGAAGGGACGATTCGGCGCGATAAAAAACACTTTTCGTAAAATCAAAAGATCCAAGAGCAAAAGCATCGACTCGGCTGAAATTTACGGCAATTTTGAGTACAACGATGCTGAAGGATTCACAG GAAGCGTGAAACGGTCGAGCGAagagcgagaggaagaaaaaaggagctTGGACGAGGTCCAAGCGATTTCGAGCGGGACGTCGGCAGCGGCAGCAGCGAcggggaagaagaagaagaaacgtAATTCGCTGGTGCGTAAGCTCAGCCTGAACAAGTTCAGGCTGGGCTCAAGCGAGCACCAGCACCAACAACCGCACCAGCAGGAACACCATCTACGAGAATCGACCCGTCAAACACCTGAGGGTGGCGACAGCAGCCGTTCCCAGAGCCAATCGTCGCATGAATCGAGCATCAACACGGACAGCGCTTCGCCGAGGCATCAAAAGAATCGTCACCAGTCTCGGGAGGCTGATAATAGCAGCAACGACGAAACGACATTGGAAAAGAGGCGATCACCGGGCGATAGGCGTGACGACGAGGCTGGCAGACAAACGGACGTATCGCGGAGTACGAACGACCGGGAGAAGGGATCACCCATCTCTAACCAACAGATTCAAACCTCTCGTGGCAGACATCAAGAAACTACTCAACGACCGCACCACAGACACGAGACCAAACCGTACGAGAAAACGCTGAGTACCGTTACCACCGTTATTCGTAAATCACCCTCGCTTACTATACGAACTAATCTTCAGCAAAAGCAGCAGGAGAGAGACGTCACCAAAAGCCCGCACG GTGTCCAGGAGAGCGAGAAGCAGCAACCGACCCAAGAGACACTGATACAGTGTTCGGTGTCGACGTTACCATACGCAATATCGAAATGGCACGACCAGAGCAAAGGAGAACACCAGCAGCCAGTTGAGTCCTCGAGAAAGTCGAAATTTTTAGGCAAATCGGATTCGGAGTCGACGGCAACAGCTCCAACGACCCCGCCGATCGAGTTGCGTCGTAAGTTGTCGTTGCTGGAGGAGAAGCGAGCGATATTCCAGCGGCGAAGATACGAAACCTCGCAGGACTCGTCGTGCGATATTTCCCACGACACAGTAGTCGCAGCGTCGCTTGGATCGACGAGAAAAGACTCCTGCGATCCGGAGAACACGGTCAAACGCGCCCGGCACATAAGCGTCCGGAAGTTCGACACTTTCTCGACTTTCGAGGGCACCTTTGACGAAGATACAGGAGTCGGTTATCTCGCCGGCATCGAAGAAGTTCACAGTGAAAATTATCTCACCGAGCCCCGGAAATACgggaaagataaaaaaggCACAGCTCTCGTTGATGAGTACGAGGAAGCCGGAAACGCTATGCAGCAACCGGGGAACGATAATGCGGAAGGATCTACTTCCTTGAGCCAGGAGAGTGTG tcGTCACAAAACAACGCTCCGAACACGGGGATCGGCGAGAAGCGAGAGCACCTGTACAAGATTCTCGTGATCGGTGAACTCGGCGCCGGAAAAACGTCGATCATAAAGCGTTACGTTCACCAGTTTTTCTCCCAGCATTACAGAGCCACGATAGGCGTCGATTTCGCGCTCAAAGTACTCAACTGGGATCCGCACACGATCATCAGACTTCAATTATGGGATATCGCGG GCCAAGAACGATTTGGCAACATGACGCGTGTCTATTACAAAGAAGCTGTCGGTGCATTCATAGTCTTCGATGTAACGAGAAGCGCGACCCTCGAAGCCGTGGTCAAGTGGAAACAGGATCTCGATTCAAAGGTCCAGTTGCCCGATGGTTCGCCAATCCCATGTGTACTATTGGCCAACAAGTGCGATCAGCAGAAAGAAGGGCTCGTAAATACACCCTCCAAAATGGACGATTATTGCAAGGAGAAAAACTTTTCGGGCTGGTTCGAAACTTCggcgaaagaaaatataaatatcgaGGAGGCTGCAAGATTTCTCGTCAAAAAA ATACTCCAAAACGATCAAATAATGAAAGGCAACGGGTCCCAAGACCAAACGGACGGGGAGAGATTCGCGTTGAATCAGTCGCCAACGAGTTCTAAAAAATCCTGTCCCTGCTGA
- the LOC122416626 gene encoding protein brown-like: MMDRSGATTAVDDCFFHKIYSHECQLDEPKFCLSWQNVTVRTNRKSPSLANKLLKMLTGREASMEERAIDVLRSVSGYAESGQMIAVIGPSGAGKTTLLETLAKKIEPISGSIRVNGAEISSQEMSEISSHVPQFDPLPECLTVVEYIAFSCALRLEGRVNREDQKLLARDITLNLSLYECKDSLIRALSGGEKKRLSLAAEIVTKPQILYLDEPTTGLDTSAALRVVESIKSISTRSIVICSIHQPSMTIYKQFSHVIFLAEGRVAFAGTLRDARAFFEGEGARCPFGFDEAQYYVKMLSKPASEHKLIGEATTSREDDDPSARICRAYADSDLSRIPALRLRPSHRKTAFSEKKPRWVAQFNWLVWRIYHENRRTLAEGLISFNYFTISIVLVIIFFWGIDARKERGIQDVMGVLYMASAETIFSTAYTPLYEIEREIPLFRREAGLYCPSAYYVATFVSWLPKTIAKSFLLAIMLYAILSTQDSFFPTFLLFFACSIASGICGLAYGSMVASFVEDNEIATIVMVPIDLIAFLMSGIFYNLRTLKWYTQLLKYISMFYYTNEALAIAHWSQIEDIECANSSSVQCVSTGSEVLLQYGFEESHFWMDILAMIILAVAMNLSGYLGMRRRRSSKLTF, translated from the exons ATGATGGATCGTTCGGGAGCAACGACAGCAGTGGACGACTGTTTTTTCCACAAAATTTATAGCCACGAGTGTCAATTGGACGAGCCAAAATTTTGTCTTTCCTGGCAGAATGTGACAGTTCGAACGAACCGGAAATCTCCCAGCCTCGCGAATAAACTCCTCAAAATGCTCACGGGACGAGAGGCATCGATGGAAGAACGAGCGATCGACGTCTTGAGATCAG ttTCCGGCTACGCCGAGTCCGGCCAAATGATCGCCGTGATAGGACCGAG CGGAGCTGGAAAAACCACTTTGCTCGAAACACTGGCCAAGAAAATCGAACCGATTTCCGGATCGATCAGGGTGAACGGTGCAGAAATTTCGAGCCAGGAGATGTCGGAAATTTCCAGTCACGTGCCCCAGTTCGATCCGCTGCCGGAGTGCTTGACGGTCGTCGAATATATCGCTTTCTCG tgCGCACTCAGACTGGAGGGGAGAGTCAACAGGGAGGATCAGAAACTGCTGGCACGCGATATAACGCTGAATTTGAGTTTGTACGAGTGCAAGGACTCGTTGATTCGCGCGTTATCGGGCGGTGAAAAAAAGCGATTATCCCTCGCGGCTGAAATAGTTACGAAACCGCAGATCTTATACCTCGATGAGCCAACGACAG gactGGATACATCGGCGGCGTTGCGCGTTGTGGAGTCGATCAAATCGATTTCCACGAGAAGCATCGTCATTTGCTCGATCCACCAGCCGAGTATGACGATCTACAAGCAATTCAGCCACGTGATTTTTCTCGCCGAGGGCAGAGTCGCGTTCGCTGGAACTCTCAGAGACGCTCGCGCCTTTTTCGAGGG CGAAGGAGCCCGGTGTCCCTTTGGCTTCGACGAGGCTCAATATTACGTTAAAATGCTTTCCAAACCTGCCAGCGAACATAAGCTAATCGGGGAAGCAACCACTTCCCGGGAGGATGACGATCCTTCGGCCAGAATCTGTCGAGCGTACGCTGACTCTGATCTCTCCAGGATTCCTGCCCTTCGCCTCCGCCCGAGCCATCGCAAAACTGCATTCTCGGA gaaaaaGCCCCGCTGGGTCGCTCAATTCAACTGGTTGGTCTGGAGAATCTACCACGAGAACCGAAGAACTTTAGCCGAAGGTCTAATCTCCTTCAATTATTTCACG ATCTCCATCGTTCtcgtaataatatttttctggGGTATCGACGCGAGGAAGGAACGAGGGATCCAAGACGTGATGGGGGTTTTGTACATGGCGAGCGCCGAGACGATTTTCTCAACTGCTTACACTCCGCTCTATGAAATCGAACGGGAAATTCCGCTTTTCAGGCGCGAAGCCGGCCTGTATTGCCCCTCAGCTTATTACGTCGCGACTTTTGTCAGCTGG CTGCCCAAGACGATCGCAAAGTCGTTTTTACTGGCAATTATGCTGTACGCTATTCTCAGCACGCAAGactctttttttccaacgtttttactatttttcgcGTGCTCGATCGCCAGCGGTATTTGTGGTCTCGCTTACGGCAGCATGGTCGCATCTTTCGTCGAAGACAACGAGATCGCGACGATCGTTATGGTGCCGATCGACCTTATTGCGTTTCTCATGTCCggcattttctacaatttaaG GACTCTGAAATGGTACACGCAGCTTCTGAAATACATTTCGATGTTTTACTACACGAACGAGGCACTCGCCATCGCTCACTGGTCTCAAATCGAGGATATCG AGTGTGCAAACAGCAGTTCTGTGCAGTGCGTTTCCACCGGATCAGAAGTCCTCCTGCAGTACGGATTTGAGGAGTCGCATTTTTGGATGGACATCCTCGCGATGATTATTCTCGCGGTCGCGATGAATTTGAGCGGGTATTTGGGGATGAGGAGGCGAAGATCATCGAAATTGACATTTTGA
- the LOC122415991 gene encoding protein scarlet-like isoform X1: MKLDSELRSNGKSGSCSAPLPNSRLVLAWKNICYSVKRKKSGGYLMGLIRAREVENVQLLQGVSGVVQSGTLMAILGPSGCGKTTLLATISRRLKGDATGDVLLNGEPVDRKIMSRISGFVPQEDLAVESLTVQEHMEFMARMKMDRRFKSAFRTLRIAVLLGDLGLDRCQYTKLSGLSGGERRRVSLAVQLLTEPSVLFCDEPTTGLDSYSAMVVIRTLREVAARGRVVICSIHQPASGLLDLFHEILLISAGRVAFQGSSANATKFFNSLALCCPPTFNSAEFFVSQLSVTRDREAECLAKTRFICDQFQKSIHGQLIKKKLEDSCAGILNEAAPHPIFSSGASSMSINEFKKVRSYTQLEWLTWRNYIDYKRNKFTIFFKFLLYMFIGLLVAVPYVSVTENIDQRGIQNMQGLMYLVVTETIFTFNYGVFYTFPKELPLLLRDIAGGLYSPAPYYVSKVVVMIPGAIVQPFLYTALIFGIVGLKGGFAGFLFFAVPVMLSAAVATAVGCLMSAAFESIDTASLLAVPIDFLTLIFSGIYLHLRDLPVRVSWLKYISHFYYSTEAVSLVQWSEFDHIACPEDPEEPCVSSGAGVLDKYGYEPGNYITDLVGLVAMFAAAHVAGYLALRIRSRKQPVY, from the exons ATGAAGCTGGACTCGGAGCTCCGATCGAATGGGAAAAGCGGCTCGTGCAGCGCTCCCCTTCCAAACAGTCGTCTCGTTCTCGCATGGAAAAATATATGCTACAGcgtaaagaggaaaaaaagcggCGGATATTTGATGGGCTTAATTCGCGCTAGAGAAGTAGAAAATGTTCAGCTGCTGCAGGGAG TGAGCGGAGTCGTACAGTCGGGGACGCTTATGGCGATTTTGGGACCGAG TGGCTGCGGTAAAACTACCCTCTTGGCGACAATAAGCCGACGATTGAAAG GAGATGCGACCGGCGATGTTCTGCTGAACGGAGAGCCcgtcgatcgaaaaatcatgtCGAGAATATCCGGATTCGTTCCGCAGGAGGATCTCGCGGTCGAGTCACTCACAGTGCAGGAGCACATGGAATTCATG GCTCGGATGAAAATGGATCGGAGGTTCAAATCAGCGTTCAGAACTCTGAGGATCGCTGTCCTTTTGGGTGACCTGGGTCTGGATCGTTGCCAGTACACCAAATTGTCCGGACTTTCGGGCGGAGAACGAAGGAGGGTTTCACTGGCCGTTCAG CTGCTGACCGAACCGAGCGTGCTATTTTGCGACGAGCCAACCACGGGCTTGGACAGCTATTCGGCGATGGTCGTCATAAGAACGTTACGGGAAGTCGCGGCTCGAGGCAGAGTCGTCATTTGCTCGATCCATCAGCCAGCCTCCGGCCTGCTCGACCTTTTCCACGAGATTCTTTTGATCTCCGCTGGAAGAGTTGCGTTTCAGGGCTCGTCGGCAAACGCaacgaagtttttcaacag CCTCGCTCTTTGCTGCCCTCCGACCTTCAACAGCGCGGAATTCTTCGTCTCCCAATTGTCAGTGACTCGTGACAGGGAAGCCGAATGTCTGGCAAAA ACGAGATTCATATGCGATCAGTTTCAAAAATCTATACACGGCCAGTTGATAAAAAAGAAGCTGGAAGATTCCTGCGCCGGAATACTCAACGAAGCGGCGCCTCATCCCATTTTTTCAAGCGGCGCTTCTTCGATGTCgataaacgaattcaaaaaaGTTCGATCCTACACTCAACTCGAGTGGCTTACGTGGAGAAATTACATCGATtacaaaagaaacaaattcacgattttcttcaaatttcttcTCTACATG TTTATAGGTTTGCTCGTCGCAGTGCCCTACGTATCGGTGACAGAAAACATCGACCAGCGCGGGATACAGAACATGCAAGGATTGATGTATCTCGTAGTGACTGAAACTATTTTCACATTTAATTACGGTGTCTTTTACACTTTTCCCAAAGAACTGCCGTTACTCTTGAGAGACATTGCTGGCGGTCTGTACAGCCCCGCTCCTTATTACGTCAGCAAAGTCGTCGTAAtg atTCCCGGTGCAATTGTCCAGCCCTTTTTGTACACGGCCCTAATTTTTGGCATCGTCGGTTTGAAAGGCGGTTTCGCAGGATTTCTTTTCTTCGCCGTGCCAGTAATGCTCAGCGCGGCTGTTGCAACTGCGGTTG GTTGTCTCATGTCGGCAGCCTTCGAGTCCATCGACACTGCCTCGCTTCTGGCAGTTCCCATAGACTTCTTGACCCTCATATTCAGCGGGATTTATTTGCATCTCCG GGATTTGCCGGTTCGAGTGTCTTGGCTCAAGTACATATCGCACTTCTACTACAGCACGGAAGCCGTTTCGCTAGTCCAATGGAGCGAATTCGATCACATAG CGTGTCCCGAGGACCCCGAAGAGCCGTGCGTATCGAGCGGGGCAGGCGTTCTGGATAAATATGGTTACGAGCCAGGCAATTATATAACCGATCTGGTTGGCCTCGTGGCGATGTTCGCGGCCGCTCACGTCGCTGGTTATCTCGCACTCAGAATTCGGAGTCGAAAGCAGCCAGTTTATTAG
- the LOC122415991 gene encoding protein scarlet-like isoform X2, whose translation MAILGPSGCGKTTLLATISRRLKGDATGDVLLNGEPVDRKIMSRISGFVPQEDLAVESLTVQEHMEFMARMKMDRRFKSAFRTLRIAVLLGDLGLDRCQYTKLSGLSGGERRRVSLAVQLLTEPSVLFCDEPTTGLDSYSAMVVIRTLREVAARGRVVICSIHQPASGLLDLFHEILLISAGRVAFQGSSANATKFFNSLALCCPPTFNSAEFFVSQLSVTRDREAECLAKTRFICDQFQKSIHGQLIKKKLEDSCAGILNEAAPHPIFSSGASSMSINEFKKVRSYTQLEWLTWRNYIDYKRNKFTIFFKFLLYMFIGLLVAVPYVSVTENIDQRGIQNMQGLMYLVVTETIFTFNYGVFYTFPKELPLLLRDIAGGLYSPAPYYVSKVVVMIPGAIVQPFLYTALIFGIVGLKGGFAGFLFFAVPVMLSAAVATAVGCLMSAAFESIDTASLLAVPIDFLTLIFSGIYLHLRDLPVRVSWLKYISHFYYSTEAVSLVQWSEFDHIACPEDPEEPCVSSGAGVLDKYGYEPGNYITDLVGLVAMFAAAHVAGYLALRIRSRKQPVY comes from the exons ATGGCGATTTTGGGACCGAG TGGCTGCGGTAAAACTACCCTCTTGGCGACAATAAGCCGACGATTGAAAG GAGATGCGACCGGCGATGTTCTGCTGAACGGAGAGCCcgtcgatcgaaaaatcatgtCGAGAATATCCGGATTCGTTCCGCAGGAGGATCTCGCGGTCGAGTCACTCACAGTGCAGGAGCACATGGAATTCATG GCTCGGATGAAAATGGATCGGAGGTTCAAATCAGCGTTCAGAACTCTGAGGATCGCTGTCCTTTTGGGTGACCTGGGTCTGGATCGTTGCCAGTACACCAAATTGTCCGGACTTTCGGGCGGAGAACGAAGGAGGGTTTCACTGGCCGTTCAG CTGCTGACCGAACCGAGCGTGCTATTTTGCGACGAGCCAACCACGGGCTTGGACAGCTATTCGGCGATGGTCGTCATAAGAACGTTACGGGAAGTCGCGGCTCGAGGCAGAGTCGTCATTTGCTCGATCCATCAGCCAGCCTCCGGCCTGCTCGACCTTTTCCACGAGATTCTTTTGATCTCCGCTGGAAGAGTTGCGTTTCAGGGCTCGTCGGCAAACGCaacgaagtttttcaacag CCTCGCTCTTTGCTGCCCTCCGACCTTCAACAGCGCGGAATTCTTCGTCTCCCAATTGTCAGTGACTCGTGACAGGGAAGCCGAATGTCTGGCAAAA ACGAGATTCATATGCGATCAGTTTCAAAAATCTATACACGGCCAGTTGATAAAAAAGAAGCTGGAAGATTCCTGCGCCGGAATACTCAACGAAGCGGCGCCTCATCCCATTTTTTCAAGCGGCGCTTCTTCGATGTCgataaacgaattcaaaaaaGTTCGATCCTACACTCAACTCGAGTGGCTTACGTGGAGAAATTACATCGATtacaaaagaaacaaattcacgattttcttcaaatttcttcTCTACATG TTTATAGGTTTGCTCGTCGCAGTGCCCTACGTATCGGTGACAGAAAACATCGACCAGCGCGGGATACAGAACATGCAAGGATTGATGTATCTCGTAGTGACTGAAACTATTTTCACATTTAATTACGGTGTCTTTTACACTTTTCCCAAAGAACTGCCGTTACTCTTGAGAGACATTGCTGGCGGTCTGTACAGCCCCGCTCCTTATTACGTCAGCAAAGTCGTCGTAAtg atTCCCGGTGCAATTGTCCAGCCCTTTTTGTACACGGCCCTAATTTTTGGCATCGTCGGTTTGAAAGGCGGTTTCGCAGGATTTCTTTTCTTCGCCGTGCCAGTAATGCTCAGCGCGGCTGTTGCAACTGCGGTTG GTTGTCTCATGTCGGCAGCCTTCGAGTCCATCGACACTGCCTCGCTTCTGGCAGTTCCCATAGACTTCTTGACCCTCATATTCAGCGGGATTTATTTGCATCTCCG GGATTTGCCGGTTCGAGTGTCTTGGCTCAAGTACATATCGCACTTCTACTACAGCACGGAAGCCGTTTCGCTAGTCCAATGGAGCGAATTCGATCACATAG CGTGTCCCGAGGACCCCGAAGAGCCGTGCGTATCGAGCGGGGCAGGCGTTCTGGATAAATATGGTTACGAGCCAGGCAATTATATAACCGATCTGGTTGGCCTCGTGGCGATGTTCGCGGCCGCTCACGTCGCTGGTTATCTCGCACTCAGAATTCGGAGTCGAAAGCAGCCAGTTTATTAG